A single window of Zea mays cultivar B73 chromosome 10, Zm-B73-REFERENCE-NAM-5.0, whole genome shotgun sequence DNA harbors:
- the LOC103642374 gene encoding uncharacterized protein produces the protein MFISCALLFFLPGARSLLSGLHAHRVQLPPPAVSAARPSLELRSASNSGARPSSLLPLFITLYGWSLENMHQGYPKETLVRFLKAREWNVAKAHKMIVECLNWRIQNEIDSVLERPIAPVDLYKSIRDSQLIGLSRYTKEILLYNFDGGTICSVVILKEWLGIHRVAAAEISKGLPIFGIGVGHSTYDKASVITLMLAICLVGYSYSQNHKSAWFEAISTKPNKGFRLSSSDSPSC, from the exons ATGTTTATCTCTTGCgcgctcctcttcttcctccctggCGCTCGGTCGCTTCTCTCTGGTCTCCACGCGCACCGCGTCCAGCTCCCTCCTCCAGCTGTGTCTGCTGCTCGCCCCAGCCTGGAGCTTCGCTCGGCTTCCAACTCCGGCGCCCGGCCGAGCTCCCTG CTCCCACTCTTTATCACTTTATATGGTTGGAGCCTGGAG AATATGCACCAGGGCTATCCCAAAGAAACACTTGTGCGTTTCCTTAAGGCTAGAGAGTGGAATGTAGCAAAGGCTCATAAAATG ATTGTAGAATGTTTGAATTGGAGGATTCAAAATGAAATTGATAGTGTGCTCGAG AGGCCTATAGCCCCAGTAGATTTATACAAATCAATACGTGATTCACAACTTATTGGCCTGTCACGATACACAAAGGAG ATTCTTCTGTACAACTTCGATGGTGGTACAATTTGTTCAGTGGTTATTTTGAAAG AATGGCTTGGCATCCATCGCGTCGCTGCTGCTGAAATATCTAAA GGTCTCCCAATTTTTGGCATTGGTGTTGGGCATAGCACATATGACAAAGCTTCGGTAATTACTCTGATGCTTGCTATTTGTTTGGTAGGCTATAGCTACAGCCAAAATCATAAAAGTGCCTGGTTTGAAGCTATCAGCACTAAGCCAAATAAAG gattccggctctcatcaagtgactcccCCTCATGTTGA